A single Terriglobia bacterium DNA region contains:
- a CDS encoding cation diffusion facilitator family transporter: MEPHSHAGHSHHHAGGSLKTALAITAIFLVAEFIGALYTNSLALLADAGHMLTDVAALSLSLFAIRFAGRRATPRMTYGFHRVEILAALANGVFLVLVAFYIFYEAYNRLKSPAVVKANWMLVVALIGLLANLSSAWVLFGKHHDNLNVRGAFFHVLTDAIGALGAVLASIAILVGGYVVADPLISLMVAVLILWSSWIVIRDAVDILLEGTPAHINIVNLREQLGHLDGVGSVHDLHVWTLTSGILAMSCHIVAENESYNGTNLLARVNCVAREDFHIDHTTIQIEHNIQQEPLESCNCHFGAWDSP, encoded by the coding sequence ATGGAGCCGCATTCGCATGCCGGACACAGCCACCATCACGCCGGTGGCAGCCTCAAGACCGCCCTTGCCATAACGGCGATATTTCTGGTGGCGGAGTTTATCGGAGCGTTGTACACCAATTCCCTGGCGCTGCTGGCCGATGCCGGACACATGCTTACCGACGTTGCGGCCTTGTCTCTCAGTCTATTCGCAATTCGATTCGCCGGACGGCGGGCCACGCCGCGGATGACTTATGGATTTCACCGGGTTGAAATCCTGGCGGCCCTGGCAAACGGAGTCTTTCTCGTTCTCGTCGCATTTTACATCTTCTATGAGGCGTATAACCGGCTCAAAAGCCCGGCTGTGGTCAAGGCGAACTGGATGCTGGTGGTCGCACTCATCGGGCTGCTGGCCAATCTGTCGAGCGCCTGGGTGCTTTTCGGCAAGCACCACGATAACCTGAATGTGCGGGGCGCCTTCTTCCACGTCCTGACCGACGCGATCGGCGCGCTGGGAGCGGTCCTGGCAAGTATCGCGATACTGGTCGGCGGATATGTCGTGGCGGATCCGCTGATCAGCCTTATGGTTGCAGTGCTGATTCTATGGAGTTCGTGGATCGTGATCCGGGACGCCGTGGACATCCTGCTGGAAGGAACACCGGCCCACATCAATATTGTCAATTTGCGGGAACAGCTGGGACATCTCGATGGCGTGGGATCCGTGCACGACCTCCACGTCTGGACTCTGACCTCCGGCATCCTGGCGATGAGCTGCCACATCGTGGCTGAGAATGAAAGCTACAACGGCACGAATCTTCTCGCCCGGGTGAATTGCGTCGCCCGGGAAGATTTCCACATCGATCACACCACTATTCAAATCGAACACAATATTCAGCAGGAGCCTCTCGAGTCCTGCAATTGCCACTTCGGCGCATGGGATTCACCTTGA
- a CDS encoding acyl-CoA dehydrogenase: MSTPLTVLSEDEQLFRESCRSFAEDRIKPLVHKMDEEARLDKSVIPGLFELGLMGIHIPEELGGASGSFFMSVLAVEEISRVDASFGVFIDVQNTLVNNAIMRWANEDQKRKYLPRLAKDLVGAYALSEAESGSDAFALACRAVDQGEHFLLNGRKLWITNAVEAGVFIVFANVNPAEGYKGITAFLVERDFSGFTVGKKEDKLGIRASSTCELILEDCKVPRANVLGEIGKGYKIAIETLNEGRIGIGAQMVGIAQGSWEYGAAYSKERKAFGKPLADFQAIQFQLAETATQIEAARLMVYNAARLKDAKRDFLKEAAMAKYFSSQVAEHVTSLVVEIYGGYGYTKDYPAEKYFRDSKIGKIYEGTSNMQLQTIAKYLLK; encoded by the coding sequence ATGAGTACTCCGCTGACTGTTCTTTCTGAAGACGAGCAACTGTTCCGGGAATCGTGCCGTTCCTTCGCGGAGGACCGCATAAAACCGCTTGTCCACAAGATGGATGAGGAAGCCAGGCTCGATAAGAGCGTGATTCCCGGCCTCTTTGAACTCGGTTTGATGGGGATACATATCCCGGAAGAGCTGGGCGGCGCCTCGGGAAGTTTTTTCATGTCGGTGCTGGCGGTTGAGGAGATTTCGCGGGTGGATGCCTCGTTCGGGGTGTTCATTGATGTTCAGAATACGCTGGTCAACAATGCGATCATGCGCTGGGCGAACGAGGATCAGAAGCGGAAATACCTTCCGCGGCTGGCAAAAGACCTGGTCGGCGCCTATGCATTATCGGAAGCGGAATCGGGCAGCGACGCTTTTGCGCTGGCGTGCCGTGCGGTGGATCAGGGCGAACACTTCCTGTTGAACGGAAGGAAGCTGTGGATTACGAATGCGGTGGAAGCCGGCGTCTTCATTGTTTTTGCGAACGTGAATCCGGCCGAGGGCTACAAGGGAATTACGGCATTTCTGGTGGAGCGGGATTTTTCCGGCTTCACGGTGGGCAAGAAGGAAGACAAGCTGGGCATTCGCGCTTCGAGCACCTGCGAATTGATCCTGGAGGATTGCAAGGTTCCGAGGGCGAATGTGCTCGGCGAAATCGGAAAAGGGTACAAAATCGCCATCGAAACGCTGAACGAAGGCAGGATCGGGATCGGCGCCCAGATGGTCGGTATTGCGCAGGGCAGCTGGGAATATGGGGCGGCGTACTCCAAAGAGCGGAAAGCTTTTGGAAAACCGCTGGCGGATTTCCAGGCTATTCAGTTTCAATTGGCGGAGACGGCGACGCAGATCGAAGCCGCCCGCCTGATGGTTTATAACGCGGCGCGTTTGAAGGATGCGAAGCGGGATTTCTTGAAAGAGGCGGCAATGGCGAAATATTTTTCGTCGCAGGTGGCCGAACATGTTACATCACTGGTCGTCGAGATCTATGGCGGGTACGGTTATACGAAGGATTACCCGGCCGAGAAATACTTTCGTGATTCGAAGATCGGCAAGATCTACGAAGGTACCTCGAACATGCAGTTGCAAACGATTGCCAAATATTTGTTGAAGTAA
- a CDS encoding phosphoesterase: MKKVRVLYHDNCFDGVSSAAVFSRFYRAHIDAAAEIEYEGLTHKAGQHIAEDQFGAGENAIVDFKYAASDRLTWWFDHHESAFLSAQDEAHFRRDHSGYKFHDPSYKSCTKFIAHVTRTVFNTPMPDLDNLIYWADIIDGAQFPDARTAVELKEPAMRLMLVIEASHSPELIHKIIREIQHKSLADVIAEPEIGAMFEKLYKHHFESIEIMRGATSCTDGVIEFDVSGHDLDGYNKFIPYYLFPESVYSVGVSKSPIRAKVSVGTNPWTNREHRQNLAKLCEQYGGGGHAVVAAISFKPDELDKAREAASEIAKTLRRDL; this comes from the coding sequence ATGAAAAAAGTTCGAGTTTTGTACCACGACAATTGTTTCGACGGCGTGTCGTCGGCGGCGGTTTTTTCGCGCTTCTACCGGGCGCACATCGACGCGGCCGCGGAAATCGAATACGAGGGTTTGACCCACAAGGCGGGCCAGCATATCGCCGAAGATCAGTTCGGCGCCGGCGAGAACGCCATTGTGGATTTCAAGTATGCCGCCTCGGACCGGCTGACCTGGTGGTTCGATCATCATGAAAGCGCCTTCCTGTCCGCGCAGGACGAGGCCCATTTCCGCCGCGACCACAGCGGCTACAAATTCCACGATCCCAGCTACAAGTCGTGTACAAAGTTCATCGCACACGTCACGCGGACGGTATTCAACACCCCGATGCCGGATCTGGATAACCTGATCTACTGGGCGGACATCATCGACGGCGCGCAGTTTCCGGACGCCAGAACGGCGGTCGAGCTGAAAGAGCCCGCGATGCGATTGATGCTGGTCATCGAGGCGAGCCACAGCCCGGAACTGATCCACAAGATCATCCGCGAGATTCAACACAAGTCGCTGGCCGACGTGATCGCCGAACCCGAAATCGGTGCGATGTTCGAAAAGCTTTACAAGCACCATTTCGAATCGATCGAGATCATGCGCGGCGCCACCAGTTGTACGGATGGGGTGATCGAATTCGACGTCAGCGGGCACGACCTCGACGGCTACAACAAGTTCATTCCTTATTACCTTTTTCCTGAAAGCGTCTACAGTGTCGGAGTCAGCAAGTCGCCCATCCGGGCGAAGGTTTCCGTCGGAACGAATCCCTGGACCAACCGCGAGCACCGGCAAAACCTCGCCAAGCTGTGCGAGCAGTACGGCGGCGGCGGCCACGCCGTGGTGGCCGCGATCTCCTTCAAACCCGACGAACTCGACAAGGCACGGGAAGCGGCGAGCGAGATCGCGAAGACCTTACGCCGGGATCTGTGA
- a CDS encoding rhomboid family intramembrane serine protease yields the protein MIQEDHLQFLQALWARRTPYTYFFFGFNIFIFILMAFAGGSTNEPTLMAFGVKSNPEIAIGQWWRFVTPIFLHIGLLHIGFNSYALWVVGPQVEKLYGGARFVILYVLTGIAGVAGSYLMHPETQSAGASGAIFGLFGVLLVFGIRHRHEIPPFFKRAVGTGVLPVILINLVIGFSIPAIDNSAHIGGLLAGAALASVIRFQRPGEEESPLFTSIQMAVMGLIAVSFFAVWKNYNGPHLSVRNVGRGFTQILTTGSTTEEFINAINNAQKTFEETTNELQEGHLDRLPALKTATAKSIDELRKSPSLAATADQLTADLLKVMQDQYAVLEDVQRAGTVTFSDGRRLKENAGQYAAVMARFSAWVQKEGPRYGIQMGRDR from the coding sequence GTGATTCAGGAAGACCATCTTCAGTTCCTCCAGGCTTTGTGGGCGCGGCGCACGCCCTACACGTATTTCTTTTTCGGCTTCAATATTTTCATTTTCATCCTGATGGCCTTTGCCGGCGGCAGCACCAACGAACCGACGCTGATGGCATTCGGAGTGAAGTCGAATCCGGAGATCGCGATCGGACAATGGTGGCGCTTTGTGACACCGATCTTCCTTCACATCGGGCTGCTCCACATCGGTTTTAATTCATACGCGCTGTGGGTTGTCGGACCGCAGGTCGAGAAGCTCTACGGCGGCGCGCGATTCGTTATTTTATACGTGCTCACGGGCATTGCCGGCGTCGCGGGAAGCTATCTGATGCATCCTGAAACCCAGTCGGCGGGCGCTTCGGGCGCGATCTTCGGATTGTTCGGCGTCCTGCTGGTGTTCGGCATCCGTCACCGGCACGAGATCCCGCCCTTTTTCAAACGGGCCGTCGGGACAGGTGTGCTGCCGGTGATTCTGATCAATCTGGTGATCGGATTCAGCATCCCGGCCATCGATAATTCGGCGCATATCGGCGGCTTGCTGGCAGGTGCCGCGCTGGCATCGGTGATTCGGTTTCAGCGTCCCGGTGAAGAAGAGAGTCCGCTGTTCACGAGCATTCAAATGGCCGTAATGGGCCTGATCGCGGTCAGCTTTTTTGCGGTCTGGAAGAATTACAACGGGCCGCATCTTTCGGTGCGGAACGTCGGCAGAGGTTTTACGCAGATTCTTACCACGGGTTCGACCACTGAAGAATTCATCAATGCCATCAACAACGCTCAGAAGACTTTTGAGGAGACTACCAACGAGCTGCAGGAGGGTCATCTCGATCGTCTTCCGGCCTTGAAGACCGCCACGGCGAAATCTATCGATGAGCTTCGGAAAAGCCCTTCACTGGCGGCCACGGCCGATCAGTTGACGGCGGACCTGCTGAAAGTCATGCAGGACCAGTACGCCGTGCTCGAAGACGTGCAACGCGCAGGCACCGTCACGTTCTCGGACGGGCGGCGCTTGAAAGAAAATGCCGGCCAATATGCCGCGGTTATGGCCCGGTTTTCGGCCTGGGTTCAGAAAGAAGGCCCGCGTTACGGCATCCAGATGGGAAGAGATCGTTAA